From Palaemon carinicauda isolate YSFRI2023 chromosome 29, ASM3689809v2, whole genome shotgun sequence, one genomic window encodes:
- the LOC137622203 gene encoding beta,beta-carotene 15,15'-dioxygenase-like, protein MELFKENFHNAEECVEPVLTKSKGEIPSWLCGSFVRVGPGKFDLSEDFSVNHWMDGLAIMYKFSINGGQVSFRSKYLRSDAYKKACVAQKPIFTEFGTHSYPDPSKNIFSRMISTFDAHVMTDNCSNTVTCIEDNVFVATETCFIRRVDPVTLDTKEKVDLNKYTSVNFASSHPLTDASGATYNLGSSFMGGPKYHVLRVPPSDEKKNCTEPWMNARVVANIPSSWRASFGYNHSFGMSENYIVFCEQPMLLNTLKLATSQVKSKSLHECMEWHPQEKVKFIVLNKNTGEVQKVNYICDKPFLVFHHANTYEEKGHLVVDLVAYPNPEILNKLYLNKVKMNEYNKEDPPQLVRFVLPLVHDIQSVPEGQELVTIPGTDASAIKVREGHIQVTGMDIGEPGWDMPTINKAYSAKPYHYVYGTGGWDQGYYKNAVSKIDVDSGRTWLWRGTEYQYLSEPIFVGAPNAIDEDDGVLLASVCDVQPGKSDFMLVLDARTMEEIARCEVSAKVPNGLHGIFLPDKF, encoded by the exons GAGAAATCCCTTCATGGCTGTGCGGCAGTTTCGTGAGGGTGGGGCCGGGTAAATTCGATTTGTCTGAAGACTTCTCAGTCAATCACTGGATGGACGGCCTCGCCATCATGTACAAATTCTCCATCAACGGTGGTCAG GTGAGCTTTAGGTCGAAGTACCTTCGCTCTGACGCCTACAAGAAGGCCTGTGTGGCCCAGAAGCCCATCTTCACTGAATTCGGCACACACTCGTACCCGGATCCTAGCAAGAACATCTTCTCCAGAATGATCTCAACCTTT GATGCTCATGTCATGACAGACAACTGTTCCAACACTGTGACCTGCATTGAGGACAATGTTTTCGTTGCAACTGAGACTTGCTTCATTCGTCGTGTTGACCCAGTTACACTCGATACTAAGGAGAAG GTGGATCTCAACAAATACACAAGTGTAAACTTCGCATCATCACACCCTTTGACAGATGCATCCGGAGCTACTTACAATTTGGGTAGTTCCTTCATGGGTGGCCCCAAATACCATGTCCTTAGGGTTCCACCTTCCGATGAGAAGAAAAATT GTACAGAGCCATGGATGAATGCTAGAGTTGTAGCAAATATTCCTTCGAGCTGGAGAGCCTCCTTCGGCTACAACCACAGCTTCGGCATGAGCGAAAACTACATTGTTTTCTGCGAGCAGCCGATGCTTTTAAACACGCTGAAGTTGGCTACCTCCCAGGTCAAGAGCAAATCCTTGCATGAATGTATGGAATGGCACCCTCAAGAAAAG GTAAAGTTCATAGTACTCAACAAGAACACTGGGGAGGTGCAGAAGGTGAATTACATCTGCGATAAGCCCTTCCTAGTCTTCCACCATGCTAACACCTACGAGGAGAAAGGTCACCTGGTTGTTGACTTGGTGGCTTACCCCAACCCTGAAATCCTCAATAAGCTTTACCTAAACAAGGTTAAGATGAATGAATATAACAAAGAAGATCCACCTCAGCTGGTCAGATTCGTACTGCCTTTAGTTCATGACATACAG AGTGTGCCTGAAGGCCAGGAACTAGTCACTATCCCTGGCACAGACGCATCTGCTATCAAGGTCCGCGAGGGTCACATCCAAGTTACTGGGATGGACATTGGTGAGCCTGGTTGGGACATGCCTACAATCAACAAGGCTTACAGTGCCAAGCCTTACCACTATGTGTATGGTACTGGCGGTTGGGATCAGGGATACTACAAAAATGCG GTATCGAAAATTGATGTGGATTCTGGAAGGACTTGGCTGTGGAGGGGTACAGAATACCAATACCTTTCAGAGCCCATCTTTGTCGGTGCCCCCAATGCAATAGATGAGGACGATGGTGTTCTCTTGGCCTCTGTCTGTGATGTCCAGCCTGGAAAGTCTGACTTCATGCTTGTTCTTGATGCCAGGACCATGGAGGAAATTGCTAGGTGTGAAGTTAGTGCCAAGGTCCCCAACGGACTTCACGGCATCTTTCTGCCAGACAAGTTCTGA